A stretch of the Hippocampus zosterae strain Florida chromosome 16, ASM2543408v3, whole genome shotgun sequence genome encodes the following:
- the fryb gene encoding protein furry homolog isoform X7, translating to MAPVNVDPESKPGEFVLKSLFANFTLLSERKIRIIMAEPLEKPLNKSLQRGEDPQFDQLISSMSSLAEYCLPSILKTLFDWYKRQNGLEDESHEYRPRANTKSKNDEQQKDYLLERRDLAIDFIFSLVLIEVLKQIPLHPLLDGLIQEVINLAFKHFKYKEGYLGPNTGNMHIVADLYAEVVGVVAQSRFPAVRKKFISELKELRQKEQSPYVLQSTISLIMGLKFFRIKMYPVEDFEASFQFMQECAQYFLEVKDKDVKHSLAGLFVEILVPVAATVKNEVNVPCLRNFVESLYDTTLDLSSRKKHSLALYPLVTCLLCVSQKQLFLSRWHIFLNNCLSNLKNKDPKMARVALESLYRLLWVYMIRIKCESNTATQSRLTSITSTLFPKGSRSVVPRDMPLNIFVKIIQFIAQERLDFAMKEIIFDLLSVGKPAKAFSLNPERMNIGLRAFLVIADALQQKDGEPPMPNTGATLPSGNSLKKKKTYLSKTLTEEEAKLIGMSLYYSQVRKALDNILRHLDKEVGRCMMLTSVQMLNKEPEDMITGERKPKIDLFRTCVAAIPRILPDGMSKPELIDLLSRLTVHMDDELRLISQNSLQSLLLDFSDWREDVLFGYTHFLLREVQDTQQGLQDASVKLLLQLLTQWRLALQLQGKMRGGVEASPRMSERSPHCSVLHAVEGLALLLLCSCQISTRKLAVGVLREIRCLFTALGHAEDDDKPMIEVMDQLSPAVMDSFVHVAISDSSTLPMSHHVDLQWLVEWTARLVSSSYDVKSPSHVWIFAQCLKDPWVLCLHIFLRQEHLPKHCPVALGYAWPYAFTRVQLLLPLVDPNSPVNAKKTSTASSSDNSMSLWRNYLILCLGVAKPSIMSPGHLRASTPEIMATTPDGSITYDNKVIGTPSVAWLLKQLVPLMRAESLEITESLVLGFGCTNALVFRELMEELHPLMKEALERRPENKKRRERRDLLRLQLLRIFELLANAGVISDSTNGALERDSLALGALFLEYVDLTRMLLEAENEKEMDVLKDIRAHFSGMVANLIQCVPVQHRRLLFPQQSLRHHLFILFSQWAGPFSVMFTPLDRYSDRNHQITRYQYCALKAMSAVLCCGPVFDNVGLSTDGYLYKWLDNILACHDKRVHRLGCEVVILLLELNPDQSNLFNWAVDRCFTGSYQLASGCFKAIATVCGNRNYPCDLVTLLNLVLFKASDTSREIYEISMQLMQVLESKLCAYSKRMVEQKPGNILYGTHGPLPPLYSVNLSQLSNQLASMYPELTLPLFSEVSQRFPSTHSNGRQIMLSYLLPWLGNMELVDTALLPPASSPCTPDEEVSRGPAPSLAGVSLFLRGNGWGSLQATSLVLNNLMFMTAKYGDEVPGPEMESAWNALVSNERWSNNLRITLQFLISLCGVSSDTTLLPYIKKVVIYLCRNNTIQTMEELLFELQQTDPVNPVVLHCDNPPFYRFAASNKAPTSQTGTTSSSNTVVVAQDNLADADESKLVRESEERRARAHNRLESRYSNSSGGSYEDEKTDPLPPYAAWLVSVLETNRPQPLPMPINGGCWAPLVDYLPETITPRGPLHRCNVAVIFMTEMVVDHSVREDWALHLPLLLHALFLGLDHYRPEVYEHSKRLLLHLLIALSCNNNFQVIASVLMLTRESSDNKTLTIKSSYHSDHQHSNVPDFLRECQASPMVDSGLGSMSNSSSVSLGGGSTAGSVGNLPLVTPDDLEDLEDTPHETDEKTNKLIEFLSTSAWSTVLLLLRALGPLWVHEDITPKNPNSKSTEQLSNFLRHVISVFKESKSDFHLEQQLSDVALQTALCSSSRHYAGRSFQIFRALKQPINNHAVSDLVSRLVEVVGEHGDEVQGYVMEVLLTLESVVVNLAECLKNSDLMAALTRTSSPDFVLSDKLMNRKSTGQLNFPGPGLAGLSSQRHQRSYSVPKKFGECGYQSSDPPRSATLDRIQACNSHGLARLGRSPGSCTSSTNRIDPSVLSDPAHVSHPSSILATVFWVAVSLMESDFEFEYQMSLRLVHKLLSKVPLDRAENRERLEKLQAQLRWSGFSGIQQLLLKGFTSQATSDLTLQLFCQLTPVSRVPVVDSSQSLGFPLNVLCLLPHLVQHFGHPTQFCKESAERIAQVCLVEKNTKLSHLAHVMTLYKTRSYTRDPFSWVSVVCRYLHEAFSDITLNMVTYMAELLDKGLPSMQQSLLQIIYCLLSHMDLSAVHVKQFNADVTKTIEKFVQTVHWKDALNILKLVVSRSASLVHPVYGQAHGDISNLEVSRVWDGSAKALPGKTLDFTFDISETPVIGRRFDALQGSAVREGKARAMAVTRSTSSTSSGSNSNTILVPVSWRQPQSSQKRTREKLVNVLSLCGQEVGLTKNPSVIFSSCGDLDMMMEVRESGVSSEEGGTREDTLDDTASEQQFRVFRDFDFLDVELEDGEGETVDNFNWGVRRRSLDSTELGDLLEESQHSGSTPSLGHEDPHDSEESSEEEESSTSQSLSHSQLTNPSPSDETNHTDSLSTSYDTSADPQSFGATTPGQGALLHDHLSGLHARVCGDDEDTQAQDDELSLSTNELAAGSDCGESFTLELPGQAQVRTPRLDRRHDYCQPPLDFLDPNSLPRLRDDVDDLEDLGFPPPPSPFFSAILAAFQPAVCDDAEEAWRCHVNQLVTDSDGSCAVYTFQIFSSLFRNLQGKFCTLTTDAASYLGEGLRGIGSKFLKSSQMLTTCSDCPTIYIDADTIMSYGLLEKMKFSALELQEYLDTYNTREDAAVTWLRSCKDTFPRCPGESVVTCQPGDSEEKQMESLAQLELCQRLYKLHFQLLLLFQSYCSLIGQVHAISSVPELLNMSRELSELRGSLQAAEAAVARDLEHEHSAHSVHTHAAHMAAMVVPSFPSSEAAVKAILDCLKNHEFTKAVRYIQECRRRWPHGVFGGGSEKEVQTLLNVYFRHQTLGQTGTIALVGSRQDLGLICSKLLELNGEIRDMIRRAQGYRVVTTYLPDSSASGTSL from the exons ATGGCGCCCGTCAACGTGGACCCAGAGAGCAAGCCGGGCGAGTTTGTCCTCAAGAGCCTCTTTGCCAACTTCACGCTGCTGTCTGAGCGCAAGATCCGCATCATCATGGCAGAGCCACTG GAGAAACCGCTGAACAAGTCTCtgcaaagaggagaggatccgcAATTTGACCAG CTGATCAGCAGCATGAGCTCCCTGGCAGAGTATTGCCTGCCCTCCATCCTCAAGACGCTCTTCGACTGGTACAAGCGGCAGAATGGCCTGGAGGACGAGTCGCACGAGTATCGGCCGCGGGCCAACACCAAGTCGAAAAA CGATGAGCAGCAGAAGGACTACTTGCTGGAGCGGAGGGATTTGGCCATCGACTTCATCTTCTCGCTGGTGCTCATAGAAGTTTTGAAACAG ATCCCGCTGCATCCCCTGTTGGATGGACTCATTCAGGAAGTGATCAACTTGGCCTTCAAACACTTCAAATATAAGGAAGG GTATCTCGGACCCAACACCGGCAATATGCACATCGTGGCGGACCTCTACGCGGAAGTGGTGGGAGTGGTGGCCCAGTCGAG GTTCCCGGCCGTGAGGAAGAAGTTCATCTCTGAGCTAAAGGAACTCCGTCAGAAGGAGCAGAGCCCCTACGTCCTGCAGTCCACCATCAGCCTCATCATGGGCCTCAAGTTCTTCCGTATCAAAATGTATCCGGTGGAGGACTTTGAGGCCTCTTTCCAGTTCATGCAG GAGTGTGCGCAGTATTTCCTGGAAGTCAAGGACAAGGACGTTAAGCACTCACTTGCCGGACTCTTTGTGGAGATTCTCGTACCGGTTGCTGCT ACGGTGAAAAACGAGGTGAACGTGCCGTGCCTGCGGAACTTTGTGGAAAGCTTGTACGACACCACGTTGGACCTGTCCTCCAGGAAGAAGCACTCCCTG GCGCTTTATCCTCTGGTGACGTGTCTGCTGTGCGTGAGCCAGAAGCAGTTGTTCCTCAGCCGCTGGCACATTTTCCTCAACAACTGCCTGTCCAacctcaag AATAAAGACCCCAAGATGGCCCGCGTGGCTCTGGAGTCGCTCTACCGCCTGCTGTGGGTTTACATGATCCGAATCAAGTGCGAGAGCAACACTGCGACACAAAG TCGCCTGACGTCCATCACCTCCACTCTCTTCCCCAAGGGGAGCCGCAGCGTCGTCCCCAGAGACATGCCGCTCAATATCTTCGTCAAGATCATCCAGTTTATCGCGCAG GAGAGGTTGGACTTTGCTATGAAGGAGATTATATTTGATCTTCTGAGTGTGGGGAAGCCTGCCAAAGCCTTCAGCCTCAACCCAGAG CGTATGAACATCGGCCTGCGAGCTTTCCTGGTCATCGCCGATGCCCTCCAGCAGAAAGACGGCGAGCCTCCCATGCCCAACACGGGCGCCACGCTGCCTTCGGGCAACtccctgaagaagaagaaaacctacCTCAGCAAGACCCTCACAGAGGAGGAGGCCAAGCTCATAGGCATGTCCTTGTACTACTCGCAAGTGCGCAAGGCCTTGGATAACATCCTAAGGCACCTGGATAAAGAAGTGGGACGCTGCATGATGCTCACAAGCGTGCAGATGCTGAACAAAGAACCGGAGGACATGATCAC GGGTGAAAGGAAGCCGAAAATTGACCTGTTCCGGACGTGTGTCGCCGCCATTCCTCGTATCCTCCCTGACGGAATGTCCAAACCCGAGCTCATCGATCTTCTCTCACG ACTCACAGTGCACATGGACGATGAGCTGCGTCTTATTTCCCAGAACTCCCTTCAGAGTCTCTTGTTGGATTTCTCCGACTGGAGGGAAGACGTGCTCTTCGGTTACACACACTTCTTGTTGCGTGAAGTCCAAGACACCCAACAGGGTCTTCAGGATGCGTCGGTAAAGCTACTGCTGCAGCTGCTCACTCAGTGGAGGCTTGCTCTACAGCTGCAGGGCAAGATGCGAGGTGGTGTGGAG GCAAGCCCCAGAATGTCTGAGCGTAGCCCACACTGCTCAGTGCTCCATGCCGTGGAAGGTCTGGCTTTGCTGCTGCTCTGTTCGTGTCAGATAAGCACCAGGAAGCTGGCGGTGGGCGTGCTCAGAGAGATTCGATGCCTGTTCACCGCGCTCGGACACGCTGAG GATGACGACAAACCGATGATCGAAGTCATGGACCAGCTGAGTCCGGCTGTGATGGACAGCTTTGTCCACGTGGCCATCTCCGACTCA TCTACTTTACCCATGAGCCACCATGTGGACCTACAGTGGTTAGTAGAGTGGACGGCGCGGCTGGTGAGCAGCTCCTACGACGTGAAGAGCCCCAGCCACGTGTGGATCTTCGCCCAGTGCCTGAAGGACCCCTGGGTCCTGTGCCTGCACATTTTCCTGCGCCAAGAGCACCTGCCGAAGCACTGCCCCGTGGCCCTGGGGTACGCCTGGCCCTACGCCTTCACGCGGGtgcagctgctgctgccgctCGTCGACCCCAA CAGCCCAGTGAACGCGAAGAAGACCAGCACGGCCAGCTCCAGCGACAACTCCATGTCTCTGTGGCGGAACTACCTCATCCTTTGTCTCGGGGTGGCCAAGCCCAGCATCATGTCGCCGGGACACCTCAGAGCGTCCACACCTGAGATTATGGCCACCACGCCTGACGGCAGCATCACCTACGACAATAAG GTGATAGGCACACCGTCAGTAGCCTGGCTACTGAAGCAGCTCGTTCCACTGATGAGAGCAGAGAGTCTGGAGATCACAGAGTCTCTGGTGTTGGGCTTCGGCTGCACAAACGCACTCGTCTTCAG AGAGCTCATGGAAGAACTCCATCCGCTCATGAAGGAGGCGCTGGAACGTCGACCCGAG AACAAGAAGCGACGTGAGAGGAGGGATCTTCTCAGGCTGCAGCTGCTGAGAATCTTCGAACTGTTGGCCAATGCAGGAGTTATCAGTGACAG CACCAACGGAGCACTGGAGCGCGACTCCCTGGCGCTGGGAGCCTTGTTCCTGGAGTACGTGGACCTGACGAGGATGCTCCTGGAGGCGGAGAACGAAAAGGAGATGGACGTGCTCAAAGACATCAGAGCTCACTTTAGTGGCATGGTGGCCAACCTCATCCAGTGCGTGCCCG TCCAGCACCGTCGCCTCCTGTTCCCCCAGCAGTCTCTCCGCCATCacctcttcatcctcttcagCCAATGGGCCGGGCCCTTCAGCGTCATGTTCACGCCCCTGGACCGCTACAGCGACCGCAACCATCAGATCACCCGCTACCAGTACTGTGCTCTCAAG GCTATGTCCGCCGTCCTGTGTTGCGGTCCCGTGTTTGACAATGTGGGTCTGTCCACTGACGGCTACCTTTACAAATGGCTCGACAACATCTTGGCCTGCCACGACAAGCGG GTTCACCGTCTGGGCTGCGAGGTGGTGATTCTGCTGCTAGAGCTGAACCCGGACCAGAGCAACCTGTTCAACTGGGCTGTGGACCGCTGCTTCACCGGATCCTACCAGCTGGCGTCCGGATGCTTCAAGGCCATCGCCACCGTGTGCGGGAACAG GAACTACCCGTGTGACCTGGTGACGCTGCTCAACCTGGTGCTGTTCAAGGCGTCAGACACCAGCAGGGAAATCTATGAGATCTCCATGCAGCTGATGCAG GTATTGGAATCCAAGCTGTGCGCATACTCCAAGCGTATGGTGGAGCAAAAGCCCGGTAACATCTTGTACGGGACACACGGGCCTCTGCCGCCTCTCTACAGCGTCAACCTGTCACAGCTTTCCAATCAGCTGGCCAGCATGTACCCGGAACTCACGCTGCCTCTCTTCTCTG AGGTGAGCCAGCGCTTTCCGAGCACCCACTCCAACGGCCGTCAGATCATGCTGTCCTATCTGCTGCCTTGGCTGGGCAACATGGAGCTGGTGGACACGGCCCTTCTGCCGCCCGCCTCCAGCCCCTGCACTCCGGACGAGGAGGTATCGCGCGGTCCGGCCCCGAGTCTGGCGGGCGTGTCGCTCTTCCTCAGGGGCAACGGCTGGGGCTCCCTGCAGGCCACCTCGCTGGTGCTCAACAACCTCATGTTCATGACGGCCAAG TACGGGGACGAGGTGCCCGGGCCGGAGATGGAGAGCGCTTGGAACGCTTTGGTGTCCAATGAACGCTGGAGCAACAACCTGAGGATCACCCTGCAGTTCCTCATCAGCTTGTGTGGCGTCAGCAGTGACACCACACTCTTGCCTTAC ATCAAGAAGGTGGTGATCTACTTGTGCCGTAACAACACCATCCAGACCATGGAGGAGCTCCTGTTTGAGCTTCAGCAGACTGACCCCGTCAACCCCGTGGTGCTGCACTGCGACAACCCGCCTTTCTACCGATTTGCCGCCAGCAACAAGGCACCCACCTCGCAGACGG GTACCACATCCAGCAGCAACACGGTGGTGGTGGCACAGGACAACCTGGCGGACGCAGACGAAAGCAAACTGGTCAGGGAGAGTGAAGAGCG CAGGGCCAGGGcgcacaacaggctcgagtccCGCTACAGCAACAGCTCAGGAGGTTCCTACGAGGATGAGAAAA CCGATCCTCTCCCGCCGTACGCCGCCTGGCTGGTGAGCGTCCTGGAGACAAACCGTCCACAGCCACTGCCCATGCCCATCAACGGCGGCTGCTGGGCGCCGCTGGTGGATTACCTGCCCGAGACCATCACGCCCAGGGGACCCCTGCACAG gtgtaaTGTCGCCGTCATTTTCATGACGGAAATGGTGGTGGATCACAGCGTGCGGGAAGATTGGGCTTTGCACCTTCCCCTGCTTCTGCATGCGCTCTTCTTAG GCCTGGACCACTATAGGCCGGAGGTATACGAGCACAGCAAGCGCCTCCTACTGCACCTCCTCATAGCGCTGTCGTGTAACAACAACTTCCAG GTGATCGCCTCCGTGTTAATGTTGACCAGAGAGAGCAGTGACAACAAAACTCTCACCATCAAGTCCAGCTATCACAGCGACCATCAGCACTCAA ACGTGCCCGATTTCCTGCGGGAGTGCCAGGCTTCACCCATGGTCGACTCAGGCCTCGGCTCCATGTCCAACTCATCTTCGGTTAGCCTGGGCGGCGGTAGCACAGCGGGCAGCGTGGGCAACCTGCCGCTGGTTACGCCAGACGACCTGGAGGACCTGGAGGACACGCCCCACGAGACGGACGAGAAGACCAACAAACTCATTGAGTTCCTCTCCACAAG TGCCTGGAGtactgtgttgttgttgctcaGAGCCTTGGGGCCGCTGTGGGTGCACGAGGACATCACGCCCAAAAACCCAAACTCGAAGAGCACCGAACAGCTTTCCAACTTCTTGCGCCACGTCATCTCCGTCTTCAAGGAGTCAAAGTCAG actTCCACCTGGAGCAGCAGCTTAGCGACGTGGCGTTGCAGACGGCGTTGTGCAGCTCATCTCGCCACTACGCCGGCCGCTCTTTTCAAATCTTCCGGGCCCTCAAGCAGCCCATCAACAACCACGCCGTGTCCGACTTGGTCTCTCGCCTCGTTGAGGTGGTGGGCGAGCACGGCGACGAGGTGCAG GGTTACGTAATGGAGGTTCTGCTCACATTGGAATCGGTGGTGGTTAACCTGGCAGAGTGTCTGAAGAACAGCGACCTCATGGCGGCGCTAACCAG aacctcatcacCCGACTTTGTGCTGAGTGACAAGCTGATGAACCGCAAGAGCACGGGCCAACTTAACTTCCCCGGCCCAGGGTTGGCGGGCCTGTCGTCTCAGCGCCACCAACGCTCCTACTCAGTACCCAAGAAGTTCGGCGAGTGCGGCTACCAGTCCAGCGACCCCCCTCGCAGTGCCACGCTGGATCGTATTCAG GCCTGCAACAGTCATGGCCTGGCACGGCTGGGGCGGAGCCCGGGGTCCTGCACTTCGTCAACCAATCGCATCGATCCCAGCGTCCTGTCGGACCCCGCCCATGTGTCGCACCCGTCCTCCATACTGGCCACCGTCTTCTGGGTGGCCGTCTCACTCATGGAGTCGGACTTTGAATTCGAGTACCAGATGTCGCTACGCCTTGTGCACAAGCTCCTGTCCAAG GTGCCTTTGGACCGGGCGGAGAACCGCGAGCGTTTGGAGAAGCTCCAGGCTCAGCTGAGGTGGAGCGGCTTCTCTGGCATCCAGCAACTTCTACTGAAGGGCTTCACCTCCCAGGCCACCTCCGACCTCACCTTGCAGCTCTTTTGCCAGCTCACGCCCGTGTCACGCGTACCCGTGGTGGACAGCTCGCAGTCTTTGG GTTTCCCTCTCAACGTACTGTGTCTGCTACCACACCTGGTGCAGCACTTTGGGCACCCCACGCAATTCTGTAAGGAGAGTGCAGAGAGAATCGCGCAG GTGTGTTTGgtggagaagaacaccaagctgTCCCACCTGGCCCATGTGATGACACTGTACAAGACGCGCTCGTACACGCGGGACCCTTTCTCCTGGGTCAGCGTGGTGTGCCGCTACCTCCACGAGGCCTTTTCCGACATCACGCTCAACATGGTTACCTACATGGCGGAG CTGCTGGATAAAGGCCTTCCCAGCATGCAACAGTCCCTCCTGCAGATCATCTACTGCCTGCTCAGCCACATGGACCTGAGCGCCGTCCACGTCAAGCAGTTCAACGCTGATGTCACCAAGACCATCGAAAAGTTTGTACAA ACGGTGCATTGGAAGGACGCCCTGAACATCCTGAAGCTGGTGGTGTCGCGCTCGGCCAGCCTTGTGCACCCAGTGTACGGTCAGGCTCACGGCGACATCTCCAACCTGGAGGTGAGCCGAGTGTGGGATGGCTCAGCCAAGGCACTCCCCGGGAAAACCCTGGACTTCACCTTTGATATTTCCGAG ACGCCGGTGATCGGGCGGCGCTTTGACGCGCTACAGGGCTCTGCCGTCAGGGAGGGCAAGGCCCGAGCCATGGCTGTCACCCGGAGTACCTCCTCCACCTCATCGGGATCCAACTCCAACACCATCCTGGTTCCCGTCAGCTGGAGGCAACCGCAGTCTTCTCAG AAGCGGACCAGAGAAAAGCTGGTAAATGTTCTTTCTCTGTGTGGTCAAGAAGTTGGACTAACAAAGAACCCATCG GTGATCTTCTCATCCTGCGGCGACCTGGACATGATGATGGAAGTGCGCGAGAGCGGCGTGTCGTCGGAGGAGGGCGGCACCAGGGAGGACACGCTGGACGACACTGCCAGCGAGCAGCAATTCAGGGTTTTCAGAGACTTTGACTTCCTGGATGTGGAGCTGGAAGACGGCGAG GGCGAAACAGTGGACAACTTTAACTGGGGCGTGCGGCGCCGATCCCTGGATAGCACCGAGCTGGGCGACCTGCTGGAGGAGAGCCAGCACTCGGGTAGCACGCCCAGCTTGGGACACGAAGACCCCCATGATTCTGAGGAGTCCTCCGAGGAAGAGGAGTCCTCCACCAGCCAGAGCCTGTCACATTCCCAGCTG ACGAATCCATCCCCATCGGATGAGACCAACCACACGGATTCTCTCTCCACATCTTACGACACGTCCGCCGACCCGCAGTCCTTCGGCGCCACCACCCCGGGCCAGGGGGCGCTGCTGCATGACCACCTCAGCGGCCTACAC GCGAGGGTGTGTGGCGACGACGAGGACACTCAGGCTCAGGACGACGAGCTGTCTTTGAGCACCAACGAGCTTGCCGCCGGCTCGGACTGCGGCGAGAGTTTCACGCTGGAGCTGCCGGGGCAAGCGCAGGTGCGAACGCCACGTCTGGACCGTCGGCACGACTATTGCCAACCGCCGCTGGACTTTCTAGACCCGAATAGTCTGCCTAG ATTACGTGACGACGTGGATGACCTGGAGGACCTGGGATTCCCGCCTCCGCCGTCTCCGTTTTTCTCCGCCATCTTGGCCGCGTTCCAGCCGGCGGTGTGCGACGACGCCGAGGAGGCGTGGCGTTGTCACGTCAACCAGTTGGTGACCGACTCAGACGGATCGTGCGCCGTCTACACCTTCCAGATCTTCTCATCGCTCTTCAGG AACCTCCAAGGAAAGTTCTGCACCTTGACCACCGATGCGGCCTCCTATCTGGGCGAGGGCCTGAGGGGGATCGGCTCCAAGTTCCTCAAGTCCTCTCAAATGCTGACGACCTGCTCCGACTGCCCAACCATATACATCGATGCCGACACC ATCATGTCTTACGGCCTCCTGGAGAAGATGAAGTTCAGTGCCTTGGAGCTGCAGGAATACCTGGACACCTACAACACAAGGGAGGATGCGGCTGTCACG TGGCTGCGCAGCTGTAAGGACACATTTCCCAGGTGCCCTGGCGAAAGCGTGGTCACCTGCCAGCCTGGAGACTCTGAGGAGAAA CAAATGGAGTCTCTGGCC CAACTGGAGCTGTGCCAGAGGCTTTACAAGCTGCATTTCCAGCTCCTGCTGCTCTTCCAGTCCTACTGCTCGCTCATCGGTCAGGTTCACGCTATCAGCTCCGTACCCGAG CTGCTGAACATGTCTCGGGAGCTGAGCGAACTTCGCGGCAGCCTGcaggcggcggaggcggcggtggcCAGGGACCTGGAGCACGAACACTCGGCCCACTCGGTCCACACCCACGCCGCCCACATGGCCGCCATGGTGGTGCCCAGCTTCCCATCGTCAGAGGCGGCAGTCAAGGCCATACTGGACTGTCTGAAGAACCACGAGTTCACCAAGGCCGTCCGCTACATTCAAGAGTGCAG GCGTCGATGGCCTCACGGCGTGTTTGGCGGCGGCTCAGAGAAGGAGGTCCAGACTCTGCTCAACGTGTACTTCCGCCACCAAACTTTGGGCCAGACGGGCACCATCGCCCTGGTCGGCTCGCGCCAGGACCTGGGCCTGATCTGCTCCAAACTGCTGGAGCTCAACGGCGAGATCCGCGACATGATCCGCCGCGCTCAGGGCTACCGCGTGGTCACCACCTACCTCCCCGACTCCAGCGCCTCCGGGACCAGCCTCTGA